A section of the Campylobacter lanienae NCTC 13004 genome encodes:
- a CDS encoding TOBE domain-containing protein, with protein MKAQIKLELFLNDEVALLPKHIKLLKALDETRSITKAATAVDISYKNAWDCLDLLNSKAKEPLILRVDGKRKNSGSELSQYAKDMIDRYDAILKAQNEFLNEICTYSDNNIISNLKRINMKLSAKNQLQATITDIETGAVNSQITAKLSDGVLLKSMITIDSQKELNLEVGKEVIFVFKASSVILAKTDDKELKISASNKLKGNVTQATLGAVNAKIAVNIGDNQTIHAIITNESAQDMRINVGDEVELFIKASHIIIATQA; from the coding sequence TAAAACTTGAACTATTTTTAAATGATGAAGTGGCACTTTTGCCAAAACATATCAAACTTTTAAAAGCACTAGATGAGACTAGAAGCATTACCAAAGCCGCAACCGCAGTAGATATCTCATACAAAAATGCTTGGGATTGCTTAGATCTACTTAATTCCAAAGCCAAAGAGCCGCTAATTTTAAGAGTTGATGGAAAGAGAAAAAACAGCGGTAGCGAATTAAGCCAATACGCAAAAGATATGATAGATAGATATGATGCGATATTAAAGGCTCAAAATGAATTTTTAAATGAAATTTGTACCTACTCAGACAACAATATAATAAGCAATCTAAAAAGGATAAACATGAAATTAAGTGCCAAAAATCAGCTTCAAGCTACAATCACAGATATCGAAACGGGTGCTGTAAATAGCCAAATCACTGCTAAATTAAGCGATGGAGTGTTACTAAAATCCATGATCACCATCGATAGTCAAAAAGAGTTAAATTTAGAAGTTGGTAAAGAGGTAATATTTGTCTTTAAAGCATCAAGCGTGATTTTAGCCAAAACTGATGATAAAGAGCTTAAAATCTCTGCTTCTAACAAACTAAAAGGCAATGTAACCCAAGCAACTTTAGGTGCAGTAAATGCCAAAATCGCCGTAAATATAGGCGATAATCAGACAATACACGCTATCATCACTAACGAATCAGCCCAAGATATGAGAATCAATGTCGGCGATGAAGTTGAGTTATTTATCAAAGCTAGCCATATTATAATCGCTACACAAGCTTAG